Proteins from one Entomospira culicis genomic window:
- the hslU gene encoding ATP-dependent protease ATPase subunit HslU: MFDYETMTPKQLVAELDKYIIGQDEAKRAVAVALRNRVRRGRLPEAMRDEVSPKNIIMVGSTGVGKTEIARRLTKLSGAPFIKVEATKFTEVGYVGRDVESMVRDLMNAAISLVKAEMEKNIQAEAEKRTYDRLLDLLLPGTKSHHKEQSEEDEPPRISLLSENEEAQESEEAVIARTRAKLLERIKSGQMDDHKVELSSKGGKGGSIMPGVEVFPVGLGGMGDGPDFSDMGQQISSQISAMFGGGKKKVVSVKRAYNILMQEEREQLIDQDAVIEIAKERVERRGIIFIDEIDKIISSGSNKQGGEVSREGVQRDILPIVEGSMVNTKYGMIDTTYILFIAAGAFSNSKPSDLIPELQGRFPIRVQLEEMSVAMFEQILIKPQNAITQQYIELLKTEDLFIEFDESAIKRIAEIAYEENRLQENIGARRLHNILERILETLSFEATDRGGEHILIDATYVDRELKTKEREANDLGKYVL; this comes from the coding sequence ATGTTTGATTACGAGACAATGACGCCAAAGCAGTTAGTTGCGGAGTTAGACAAGTACATTATTGGGCAAGACGAGGCGAAGCGCGCGGTTGCCGTTGCTCTGCGTAATCGGGTGCGTCGTGGGCGGTTGCCAGAGGCGATGCGTGACGAAGTATCGCCTAAAAACATCATTATGGTGGGATCCACGGGCGTGGGGAAAACGGAAATTGCGCGTCGGTTGACCAAGCTATCGGGTGCGCCGTTTATCAAGGTGGAGGCGACAAAATTCACCGAAGTTGGCTATGTAGGGCGCGATGTCGAGAGCATGGTGCGCGATTTGATGAACGCGGCGATTTCTCTGGTTAAAGCCGAAATGGAGAAGAATATTCAAGCCGAAGCCGAAAAGCGAACGTATGATCGACTGCTTGATCTCCTTTTACCGGGAACAAAATCGCATCATAAAGAGCAAAGCGAGGAAGATGAGCCACCTCGTATCTCGTTATTATCTGAAAACGAAGAAGCCCAAGAGAGTGAGGAGGCGGTAATTGCACGCACGCGTGCGAAACTTTTGGAGCGCATTAAGAGTGGTCAGATGGACGATCATAAAGTAGAGCTTTCCTCTAAGGGTGGCAAGGGTGGATCTATTATGCCTGGTGTGGAAGTCTTTCCTGTAGGCTTGGGTGGTATGGGTGATGGACCGGACTTTTCTGATATGGGTCAACAAATTAGTAGTCAAATTAGCGCGATGTTTGGCGGTGGTAAGAAGAAGGTTGTCTCGGTAAAGCGCGCGTATAATATCCTGATGCAAGAGGAGCGAGAACAGCTCATTGATCAAGATGCGGTCATCGAAATCGCTAAAGAGCGGGTGGAGCGTCGTGGCATTATCTTTATCGACGAGATCGATAAAATTATCAGCTCCGGAAGCAATAAACAGGGCGGAGAGGTGAGTCGCGAGGGCGTACAGCGTGATATCCTCCCGATTGTCGAAGGCTCGATGGTCAACACCAAGTATGGTATGATTGATACAACCTACATTCTCTTTATCGCTGCTGGGGCTTTTAGCAATAGTAAGCCAAGCGATCTTATCCCTGAATTACAAGGACGATTTCCTATCCGTGTGCAGTTGGAAGAGATGAGTGTAGCGATGTTTGAGCAGATCTTAATTAAGCCACAAAATGCCATTACCCAGCAGTATATTGAACTGCTCAAGACTGAAGATCTCTTTATCGAATTTGATGAAAGTGCGATTAAACGCATTGCCGAGATTGCTTATGAGGAGAATCGTTTGCAAGAGAATATTGGGGCAAGACGCTTACATAATATTCTGGAGCGAATTTTAGAGACGCTAAGCTTCGAGGCTACCGATCGGGGTGGCGAACATATTTTGATTGATGCTACTTACGTTGATCGCGAGCTAAAGACCAAAGAGCGCGAAGCCAATGATTTAGGTAAATATGTTTTGTAG
- the xerA gene encoding site-specific tyrosine recombinase/integron integrase, with amino-acid sequence MIEQLLEEYMLSLQIGSYSEHTIAAYRRDIEQWIAYNQLHQIDALATSKHEASAYMIDLARKGKDSSSIARKLSSLKNFFRFLQERSYIEDNIFQMMRAPKRKGRLPQYLTYEQFSELVSLCTSDDFEGVRDRAILEVLYSTGCRAQELVDLDCKEVEGRTEVLIRGKGDKQRIVFLVDVARQALENYYYKRKELASSSQPALFITLKGERLSRRALYYLIRKYENKLAERTRLTVHLFRHTFATHLLDEGANLREVQELLGHEQLSSTQIYTHVSVERLKQAYRQAHPHARRS; translated from the coding sequence ATGATTGAACAGTTATTAGAAGAGTACATGTTGTCTCTGCAGATTGGTAGCTATAGCGAGCATACGATTGCTGCGTATCGGCGAGACATTGAGCAGTGGATTGCATATAATCAGCTTCATCAAATTGACGCACTCGCCACCAGTAAACATGAGGCCTCTGCCTATATGATTGATCTCGCCAGAAAGGGCAAAGATAGTAGTAGTATTGCGCGAAAACTCTCCTCTTTAAAGAATTTTTTTCGTTTCTTACAAGAGCGTAGCTACATTGAGGATAATATTTTTCAGATGATGCGCGCACCCAAACGTAAAGGGCGATTGCCTCAATATCTCACTTATGAACAATTTAGTGAGTTGGTTTCGCTTTGCACCAGCGACGATTTTGAAGGAGTGCGCGATCGTGCAATTTTAGAAGTACTCTATAGTACGGGCTGTCGGGCGCAAGAGCTGGTCGACTTAGACTGTAAAGAGGTAGAAGGTCGCACCGAGGTCTTGATTCGTGGCAAAGGCGATAAACAACGCATTGTCTTCTTGGTTGACGTTGCCCGCCAAGCATTAGAAAATTATTACTACAAGCGCAAAGAACTTGCTTCCAGCAGTCAACCAGCGCTCTTTATCACGCTTAAAGGTGAGCGTCTCTCGCGTCGAGCATTGTATTATCTTATCCGTAAATATGAAAACAAGTTGGCCGAGCGTACACGTCTAACGGTGCACCTCTTTCGCCACACCTTCGCCACCCATCTGCTAGACGAAGGGGCTAATTTACGTGAAGTTCAAGAGTTATTGGGTCATGAACAGTTAAGTAGCACTCAAATTTACACGCATGTCAGTGTCGAGCGCCTCAAACAGGCCTATCGACAGGCGCATCCCCACGCAAGAAGGAGTTAA
- a CDS encoding TetR/AcrR family transcriptional regulator C-terminal domain-containing protein, which produces MKKEELSLRTKEELALSLKILMQKKEFKKITVTDLITECNISRPTFYYHFKDIYALMRWAFEYNILTAVRQSSHTESWKVGLTLFLEHIKENRPFVMIVYQSLGMDTLHQIFSGDVSRVINNVVRKLIDASRYSPKQHQFLVDFYSHAIMASIMHWVFTDMQNSVEEMIQLLELALESPHLV; this is translated from the coding sequence ATGAAGAAAGAAGAACTCTCCCTGCGTACCAAAGAAGAGCTAGCATTAAGCTTAAAAATCTTGATGCAGAAAAAGGAATTTAAGAAGATTACCGTTACGGATTTAATTACCGAATGTAATATTAGTCGACCTACTTTTTACTATCATTTTAAAGATATTTACGCATTGATGCGCTGGGCATTTGAATACAATATTCTCACTGCGGTGCGCCAAAGTAGCCATACCGAATCATGGAAGGTTGGTTTGACGCTCTTTTTGGAGCATATCAAAGAGAATAGACCTTTTGTGATGATTGTCTATCAAAGCTTAGGCATGGATACGCTACACCAAATTTTTTCGGGCGATGTCTCAAGAGTGATTAATAATGTGGTACGAAAATTGATCGATGCATCACGCTATAGCCCCAAGCAACATCAATTTTTGGTCGACTTTTACAGCCACGCAATTATGGCATCGATTATGCATTGGGTCTTTACCGATATGCAAAATTCCGTGGAAGAAATGATTCAGCTGTTGGAATTAGCCTTAGAATCACCACACTTGGTATAA
- a CDS encoding beta-galactosidase — translation MKILDVEMILHGGDYNPDQWKDYPEILEQDMRLLKAANINFVSINIFSWIQLEREEGIYTFDWLDQTINRLHEHGFKIVLATPSGSKPAWLTRRYPDSARVDAYGRRAYHGNRHNHCMTSPSYREKVFALDSALAKRYGEHPAVMLWHISNEFSGFCYCDLCQAKFRNFLQEKYQTIETLNQRWWNAFWSHDFTSFEEIHPPMPIGEQNSVPLELDWHRFTTENTIDFYKEEVRAIRQYSTLPTTTNFPPISTEPLSLDLLHLDCFAFAKHLDMVAYDSYPQWHSGDDYQIGLNTSMLYDLMRSLKGNRPFLLMESAPSAANWRNACKLKRPKMHALSSIQAVAHGADMVGYFQMRKGRGQTEKFHSAVLDHDSTDDNRVYQDVKALGASLKDLAPILGSTPKHSIAIYLDWSNHVAIRANKGPRMVGVGDLDTIQMYYKAIVSQGYGVDFVNYDSSLDRYKVIVLPMVYSAPDAFWQKLHLFKEKGGIILSTYMSGYANDDDLIYPRSRHPLFEASLGLVYHELDALEEADKNSTVIGDNCYAVEHFCELNKLAGAEVMSRYQADFYQGEPCITHHQGHYHVAGGLVEAGLTELIHAIFTKHHIEKTLELAGLPLIATHREIANHRYLFIMNFTQQEHALPLQKTHYTLDNQAINLVRLTGFAYIILKENR, via the coding sequence ATGAAAATTTTAGATGTAGAGATGATCTTACATGGCGGGGATTATAATCCAGATCAATGGAAGGATTATCCAGAAATTTTGGAGCAAGATATGCGCTTATTGAAGGCAGCGAATATCAATTTTGTCTCTATCAATATTTTTAGTTGGATACAACTAGAGCGTGAAGAGGGCATTTACACCTTTGATTGGTTAGATCAAACAATTAATCGCTTACACGAGCATGGCTTTAAGATTGTCTTAGCTACGCCATCGGGCAGTAAGCCCGCGTGGTTGACGCGTCGCTACCCTGATAGCGCTCGGGTTGATGCTTATGGGCGACGCGCCTATCATGGCAATCGCCACAATCACTGCATGACTTCGCCAAGTTATCGAGAGAAAGTGTTCGCCCTTGATAGTGCTCTTGCTAAGCGTTATGGTGAGCATCCTGCGGTGATGCTTTGGCATATCTCCAATGAATTTTCGGGATTTTGCTATTGTGATCTCTGCCAAGCTAAATTCAGAAATTTCTTGCAAGAAAAGTACCAAACTATCGAGACACTCAACCAGCGTTGGTGGAATGCATTTTGGTCGCACGACTTTACCAGCTTTGAGGAGATCCATCCACCGATGCCCATTGGGGAGCAGAATAGTGTGCCACTAGAGCTCGATTGGCATCGCTTTACCACCGAGAATACAATCGATTTTTACAAAGAAGAGGTACGCGCGATTCGGCAATATTCAACTCTACCCACCACCACGAATTTCCCACCGATCTCCACCGAACCACTCTCATTGGATCTCTTGCATCTGGACTGTTTTGCCTTTGCTAAACATTTAGATATGGTCGCCTATGATAGTTATCCACAGTGGCACAGTGGCGATGATTATCAGATTGGACTCAACACCAGCATGCTCTACGACTTAATGCGATCGCTCAAAGGGAATCGCCCCTTCTTATTGATGGAGTCAGCGCCTTCGGCCGCCAACTGGCGTAATGCGTGTAAGCTTAAGCGCCCAAAAATGCACGCGCTAAGTTCGATACAGGCTGTTGCTCACGGTGCTGATATGGTTGGCTATTTTCAGATGCGAAAAGGGCGCGGTCAGACCGAAAAATTCCACTCCGCCGTACTCGATCACGACTCCACTGACGACAATCGCGTCTATCAAGATGTTAAAGCCTTGGGCGCATCGCTTAAAGATCTCGCCCCTATTTTAGGCAGTACGCCGAAGCACTCCATCGCCATCTATTTGGATTGGTCGAATCATGTGGCGATTCGCGCCAATAAAGGCCCACGCATGGTTGGCGTAGGCGATCTCGATACTATCCAAATGTACTATAAGGCAATTGTTTCGCAAGGATATGGCGTTGATTTTGTCAATTACGATAGCTCTTTGGATCGTTATAAAGTGATCGTTTTACCAATGGTCTACAGCGCTCCCGATGCCTTTTGGCAGAAGCTCCATCTCTTTAAAGAGAAAGGAGGTATCATCCTCTCTACGTACATGAGTGGTTATGCCAATGACGATGATCTGATCTATCCACGCTCGCGCCATCCGCTCTTTGAGGCGAGTTTAGGGTTAGTTTATCACGAGTTAGATGCACTAGAAGAGGCGGATAAAAATAGCACGGTTATTGGCGATAATTGCTATGCTGTGGAGCATTTTTGTGAGTTGAATAAACTCGCTGGAGCCGAGGTTATGAGTCGTTACCAAGCAGATTTTTACCAAGGAGAACCTTGTATTACGCATCATCAGGGACATTATCATGTGGCTGGCGGTTTAGTTGAGGCTGGTTTAACAGAGCTAATTCACGCCATTTTTACCAAGCATCATATAGAGAAAACCTTGGAACTCGCTGGTCTACCGCTCATCGCCACGCATCGAGAAATTGCTAACCATCGCTATCTTTTTATCATGAATTTTACCCAACAAGAGCATGCGCTTCCGCTACAAAAAACGCACTATACGCTCGATAATCAAGCAATCAATCTTGTTCGGCTAACAGGCTTTGCGTATATCATTCTTAAAGAGAACAGGTAG
- a CDS encoding ComEC/Rec2 family competence protein gives MPKPIATTIKHLFVTFFARHGSFTILLLTLELLFIPILWLLHLAITAMLSIKQHRLKLFIGMITIHLLLSFHLYRYLHPTIAIPINAISQMRLTLQQDAIPNALERATVQAYSLTLGATEIQVYQRLPLRVSFRNLDKVLPRGSVLSAPIKMYQEKNGTLYISVDARQMTLERFASPLWQWREKTMQQIKHLLESRLQSSAGLYLAVTLGDRSLLSPHTARLFQATGLAHLLALSGMHATFLIATIFFLLKKFSLRQRFILLLPIVILHALLAGMLYTLLRAYIMAITLLIGRLDYRHLSVLDTLAFSSILLLLYDPQVLLSLSFHLSFVSVLGIILFYRPIFKLFKQLAKPLPKKVRNHSLTQVIFGSLAISFAVELLLNPLILFHFKEMQLFSFLSNLLFPILFLGFLLLGSLTLIAPVLLPFLTFFDTLMHHALQHLDIYRISPSWQFIAIIHLPLALSLLFWHNRRR, from the coding sequence GTGCCAAAGCCGATCGCTACGACAATTAAGCATCTTTTTGTAACCTTTTTTGCAAGGCATGGCTCGTTTACGATTTTATTATTGACATTAGAATTGCTCTTTATCCCAATTTTATGGCTACTTCACCTAGCCATCACGGCGATGCTCTCGATAAAGCAACACCGTCTCAAGCTTTTTATAGGGATGATAACTATTCACCTGCTTCTTAGTTTTCACCTCTATCGATATCTACACCCCACCATTGCGATACCCATAAATGCCATCAGCCAGATGCGTCTCACCCTCCAACAAGATGCCATCCCTAATGCTCTTGAACGCGCTACCGTACAAGCTTATAGCCTTACTTTAGGGGCAACCGAAATACAGGTCTATCAACGCTTACCCCTACGTGTATCCTTTCGAAATTTAGATAAAGTCCTGCCACGAGGAAGCGTACTCTCTGCGCCGATTAAGATGTATCAAGAAAAAAATGGTACGCTCTACATTAGTGTGGATGCTCGCCAGATGACACTAGAAAGATTCGCCTCTCCGCTCTGGCAATGGCGCGAGAAAACCATGCAACAGATCAAGCATCTACTGGAGAGTCGCCTACAATCGAGTGCCGGACTCTATTTAGCCGTAACCCTAGGCGATCGCTCCTTACTCTCGCCCCACACCGCGCGCCTCTTTCAAGCCACAGGATTAGCGCACTTACTAGCACTCTCGGGCATGCACGCCACCTTTTTAATCGCTACGATCTTTTTTCTTTTAAAGAAATTCTCTCTGCGCCAACGCTTTATCCTCCTCCTACCCATCGTCATACTGCACGCGCTTCTTGCCGGCATGCTCTACACCTTGCTTCGCGCGTACATCATGGCGATAACCCTCTTAATCGGACGCCTCGATTATCGCCACTTATCGGTTCTTGATACCCTCGCCTTTAGTAGTATTCTCCTGCTCCTTTATGATCCGCAAGTGCTCCTCTCCCTCTCTTTTCACTTGAGCTTCGTATCGGTGCTGGGCATTATCCTCTTTTATCGGCCTATCTTTAAACTCTTTAAACAATTAGCGAAACCTCTACCAAAGAAAGTCCGTAACCACTCCCTCACACAGGTCATTTTTGGATCGCTAGCCATCAGCTTTGCCGTAGAGCTTCTGCTTAATCCGCTTATTTTATTTCATTTTAAAGAGATGCAACTCTTCTCCTTTTTAAGTAACCTCCTCTTTCCGATACTATTTCTAGGCTTTCTTTTATTAGGAAGCCTCACCCTTATCGCCCCAGTGCTACTCCCTTTTCTCACCTTTTTTGACACCTTGATGCACCATGCTTTACAGCATTTAGATATCTATCGAATCTCCCCATCATGGCAATTTATCGCCATCATTCACCTGCCCCTTGCACTAAGCCTCCTTTTTTGGCATAATAGAAGACGATGA
- the hslV gene encoding ATP-dependent protease subunit HslV: MEYSMKATTILVVRKDGNVAMAGDGQVTFGQSVVMKATAKKVRKLFDGKVLCGFAGSTADAFTLEELFEAKMKERGFDLTRAAIEVAKEWRSDRRLRKLEAMLLVADSQKTLLISGSGDVIEPEHNAMAIGSGGNFAYSAALAYLDGSSLSAREIALRSLRVAGDLCVYTNHNIIVEEL, from the coding sequence ATGGAATATAGCATGAAGGCAACCACGATTTTAGTGGTGCGTAAAGATGGAAATGTTGCCATGGCTGGCGATGGACAAGTTACCTTTGGGCAGAGTGTGGTGATGAAGGCGACGGCAAAGAAGGTACGTAAGTTGTTTGATGGTAAGGTGCTCTGTGGGTTTGCAGGTAGTACCGCCGATGCATTTACCCTAGAAGAGCTCTTTGAGGCGAAGATGAAGGAGCGTGGTTTTGATTTAACGCGTGCTGCTATTGAGGTGGCTAAAGAGTGGCGTAGTGATCGTCGATTGCGAAAGCTTGAGGCGATGCTCTTGGTAGCCGATAGCCAAAAAACGTTATTGATATCGGGTTCAGGCGACGTAATCGAACCCGAGCATAATGCCATGGCAATTGGATCTGGTGGGAATTTTGCTTACTCGGCGGCCTTGGCGTATCTGGATGGATCGTCGCTCTCAGCAAGAGAGATTGCACTACGAAGCTTACGCGTTGCAGGCGATCTCTGCGTTTATACCAATCATAATATTATCGTGGAGGAGCTGTAG
- the rsmA gene encoding 16S rRNA (adenine(1518)-N(6)/adenine(1519)-N(6))-dimethyltransferase RsmA, whose amino-acid sequence MNAPLNYDSPQEIAQFLDSFGIAARKRWGQNFLINRGAREKLIDLLCLSPNDHLLEIGPGLGAMTYQAMTHQLAGVTLFEIDPAYQKILREFFSRHPHFQVIDGDVLQTWQPFIAQNNKEISYKILGNLPYNISSAIIQLLAHTPFSIAVLTVQKELAQRLMASPKSKNYSSLSVWSQCNFSIQHHVNLKAGSFYPQPNVDSAIISLTPRQPLQPQLLAILDHLLKSAFAHRRKILRHNWQNLLQGVMLALPQEEFDAILRDQNISYHMRAEEIDSETYLSIAKAIAISLEEKNHHESN is encoded by the coding sequence ATGAATGCGCCACTCAATTATGACTCACCGCAAGAAATTGCTCAATTTCTCGACTCTTTTGGCATTGCCGCGCGCAAGCGTTGGGGGCAAAATTTTCTCATTAATCGTGGTGCAAGAGAGAAATTGATCGATCTACTTTGCCTTTCGCCAAACGATCATCTACTGGAGATTGGGCCAGGTCTAGGTGCGATGACCTATCAAGCAATGACACATCAGCTTGCTGGCGTAACGCTCTTTGAGATCGATCCTGCCTATCAAAAGATCCTAAGAGAATTCTTCTCCCGTCACCCCCATTTTCAGGTGATCGATGGCGACGTTCTCCAAACATGGCAACCCTTTATCGCGCAAAACAACAAAGAAATTTCTTACAAAATTCTCGGAAACCTCCCATACAATATCTCGAGTGCCATCATCCAACTTCTTGCGCATACGCCCTTTAGCATTGCCGTACTTACCGTACAAAAAGAGCTTGCTCAACGCCTTATGGCTTCGCCCAAGAGTAAAAATTACAGTAGTCTATCGGTCTGGAGCCAGTGCAATTTTTCCATACAACATCACGTCAACCTCAAGGCAGGCTCCTTCTATCCTCAACCCAATGTCGATTCGGCGATCATCTCGCTAACTCCGCGTCAACCATTACAACCACAGTTACTGGCAATTCTCGATCACCTCTTAAAATCAGCGTTCGCTCACCGACGCAAAATCTTACGCCACAACTGGCAAAATCTCCTACAAGGTGTGATGCTAGCGTTACCTCAAGAAGAATTTGATGCCATTCTACGCGATCAGAATATATCCTACCATATGCGCGCCGAAGAGATCGATAGCGAAACCTACCTATCCATTGCCAAGGCCATAGCAATCTCATTAGAGGAGAAAAATCACCATGAATCTAACTAA
- a CDS encoding solute:sodium symporter family transporter yields MDILMLGSFILFLLSVGVFTYFKTRKTNLESSEGFFLAGRSLSATVIMASLLMTNISAANFVGMSAQSYTHNMSVMGWEVVSGITLVLVAIFLMPRYLQQGITTIPEFVGNRYGESTRKFLAIFFLISLVVNGYPITLYAGALAMHQLFDIERTLGVSYEQGIWIMVWLIGIVSAIYAIAGGLRAVAVSDTIIGIVVVIGGLLVPLYAILHLGDGSLSAGFSHFLEATPEKFNGIGASSDPLPFSTLFTGLLLVNLYYWGTDQGIIQRGLAAKNLKEGQAGVIYAGFLKVLTPFFVVLPGIMAFQIFGGNIDNPDTVYPRLVNLVLPKPLTGFFAAAMFSVIMSSLNSILNSASTIFALDIYKPIWGRKADDKKVVNMGKFFGLFVAIISLFIAPMLMYSSDGLFQYLQKVAGFFNVPIFTIILVGYMTKRVPAIAAKIGISFFVVIYGITQLFWDTGLHFLHISAILFVLTTILMLLIGRIAPMKEDFIMPNARAVNIEPWVNRFRVGAGVIYSMIAMYVFFSPLGFAQAGGVNAITWLTLILVAGLTVIIVMLLEKRDRAKRSHLAREA; encoded by the coding sequence ATGGATATTTTAATGTTAGGATCCTTTATCTTATTTCTATTATCAGTGGGCGTCTTTACCTATTTTAAGACGCGAAAAACTAATTTAGAGAGTAGTGAGGGATTCTTTTTGGCTGGGCGCAGTTTGAGTGCAACGGTAATTATGGCGTCGTTACTAATGACGAATATTAGCGCTGCAAACTTTGTCGGTATGTCGGCACAGTCTTATACGCACAATATGTCGGTGATGGGCTGGGAGGTTGTCTCTGGTATTACGTTGGTCTTGGTGGCTATCTTTTTGATGCCTCGCTATTTGCAACAAGGCATTACGACAATCCCAGAATTTGTAGGTAATCGTTATGGGGAGAGTACCCGTAAGTTTCTGGCAATCTTCTTTTTGATAAGTTTGGTGGTAAATGGCTATCCTATTACGCTGTATGCCGGAGCACTGGCAATGCATCAGCTCTTTGACATCGAGCGAACGCTGGGCGTAAGTTATGAGCAAGGTATTTGGATTATGGTCTGGCTGATCGGCATTGTTAGTGCGATCTACGCGATAGCAGGTGGCTTACGCGCGGTGGCTGTATCGGATACAATTATCGGTATTGTGGTTGTCATCGGTGGATTACTTGTTCCGCTTTATGCGATTCTCCACTTAGGTGATGGCAGTTTATCCGCGGGGTTTAGTCACTTTTTAGAGGCAACGCCAGAGAAATTCAATGGCATTGGTGCTAGTAGCGATCCCTTACCGTTTAGTACGCTCTTCACGGGTTTACTCTTAGTAAATTTGTACTATTGGGGCACGGATCAAGGCATTATTCAACGCGGACTAGCGGCAAAGAATCTAAAAGAAGGACAAGCCGGAGTCATTTATGCGGGATTCTTAAAGGTGTTAACGCCCTTTTTCGTTGTACTTCCAGGAATCATGGCATTTCAGATTTTCGGCGGTAATATCGATAATCCTGACACTGTTTATCCGCGATTAGTTAATTTGGTATTACCCAAACCTTTAACCGGATTTTTTGCCGCAGCGATGTTTAGCGTCATCATGAGTTCGCTTAATAGCATTCTTAATAGCGCCTCGACGATCTTTGCCTTGGATATCTATAAGCCCATCTGGGGTAGGAAGGCTGATGATAAAAAAGTTGTAAATATGGGTAAATTTTTTGGTCTTTTTGTGGCGATTATCTCGCTTTTCATCGCCCCCATGTTGATGTATAGTAGCGATGGTTTATTTCAATATTTACAGAAAGTTGCAGGCTTTTTTAATGTCCCAATCTTTACGATTATTTTAGTAGGATATATGACCAAACGCGTACCTGCCATCGCCGCTAAGATTGGTATCAGTTTCTTTGTGGTAATTTACGGCATTACACAGTTGTTTTGGGATACGGGGTTACACTTTCTGCATATCTCGGCGATACTCTTTGTGCTTACTACGATTTTAATGTTATTGATTGGACGCATTGCTCCAATGAAAGAAGATTTTATCATGCCAAACGCTCGCGCCGTTAATATTGAGCCTTGGGTTAATCGATTTAGAGTGGGGGCAGGGGTCATCTACTCAATGATAGCGATGTATGTTTTCTTTTCGCCACTGGGCTTTGCACAGGCAGGCGGAGTTAATGCGATTACGTGGTTGACTTTGATTTTAGTTGCAGGATTGACCGTGATTATTGTGATGTTATTAGAAAAACGCGATCGTGCGAAACGATCTCATCTAGCTAGGGAGGCATAA